Proteins encoded in a region of the Sander lucioperca isolate FBNREF2018 chromosome 4, SLUC_FBN_1.2, whole genome shotgun sequence genome:
- the zp3c gene encoding zona pellucida sperm-binding protein 3: MDLRHAAFLLLLFCSACSYRFRDRAGDSPVVEGSEQAWERIKTVTGNETAETLVTKSFGNASDNGSIPQAKRVREYQAVSRLKDHRKDFKPETGVRPLPDWASDMLLKTATDTIPTEPARPQLVEILCHVDRVYVRIRKKVFKTDNAHRYLKFGTCRVNQVTKDHYYFLYLLTADCGFKKKSTANYRYVGNVLTYKPTTPVLRDMPFDIPMQCKFPRFFHSYKVGFYPTLLGGRVFKSLNPKSSFTLTSQDASGLEINGTQSYILGQTMYFQATELASSGEERIYINYCFMTAFPNPASNPKYTVIDNYGCMVDGMVTEKSKFLSNTSQMALRFSVAAVIFKDVISTWSSSQQLYMHCDVSMGTLAPTESSKTCNYDHATKKWKELYDSDAVCTCCDSTCPSAKPKASRNMISSHAWKIDLSNKDGYGKFHPQMKSPDADSLDAAEHADEAEHADETMQTS, translated from the exons ATGGATCTCAGGCATGCTGCGTTTTTGTTACTGCTGTTTTGTTCTGCCTGTAGTTATCGGTTCAGAGATAGAGCTGGGGATAGCCCGGTTGTGGAAGGCTCTGAACAAGCGTGGGAGAGAATCAAGACAGTGACGGGCAACGAAACGGCTGAGACCCTTGTAACCAAATCATTTGGGAATGCATCAGATAATGGCTCAATACCTCAAGCAAAACGAGTTCGTGAGTATCAGGCAGTCTCAAGGTTAAAGGACCACAGAAAGGATTTCAAGCCAGAAACGGGTGTCAGGCCCCTCCCTGACTGGGCCAGCGATATGTTGCTTAAGACTGCTACCGATACTATTCCAACTGAACCAGCCAGACCACAGTTGGTTGAAATCCTGTGCCATGTTGACAGAGTTTATGTAAGAATCAGGAAAAAGGTCTTTAAGACTGACAACGCACACAGGTATTTGAAATTTGGCACCTGTCGTGTTAACCAAGTTACCAAAGATCATTACTACTTTCTGTACCTTTTGACTGCTGACTGTGGATTTAAGAAAAAG AGTACTGCAAATTATCGGTATGTTGGCAATGTGCTCACCTACAAGCCAACCACTCCAGTTTTAAGAGATATGCCATTTGACATTCCCATGCAGTGTAAATTTCCCAG GTTTTTTCACTCCTATAAAGTTGGCTTCTATCCTACGCTACTGGGAGGCAGAGTTTTCAAATCGCTCAACCCAAAAAGCAGTTTCACCCTTACTTCTCAAGATG CATCAGGGTTAGAAATCAATGGTACCCAATCCTACATCTTGGGCCAGACAATGTACTTTCAGGCCACAGAACTTGCATCctctggagaggagaggatttACATCAACTACTGCTTTATGACAGCCTTCCCAAATCCTGCCTCAAATCCTAAATATACAGTCATAGACAACTATGG CTGTATGGTTGACGGCATGGTGACGGAAAAGTCAAAGTTCCTCTCTAATACTTCACAAATGGCCCTGAGATTCAGTGTGGCCGCTGTGATTTTCAAGGACGTGATTTCCACTTGGTCTTCATCACAG CAACTCTACATGCACTGTGATGTCTCTATGGGAACACTTGCTCCAACTGAGAGTTCAAAGACTTGCAATTATGATCACGCTACCAAAAA gtGGAAGGAGCTGTACGACAGTGACGCTGTGTGCACCTGCTGTGACTCGACCTGTCCCTCAGCAAAGCCTAAAG CTTCTAGGAATATGATCTCAAGTCACGCTTGGAAGATCGACTTGAGCAACAAGGATGGATATGGCAAGTTTCACCCTCAGATGAAATCCCCTGATGCAGACAGTTTGGACGCGGCAGAGCATGCAGACGAGGCAGAGCATGCAGACGAGACCATGCAAACTTCCTAA
- the LOC116042759 gene encoding calcium homeostasis modulator protein 1 produces MDKFRMMFQFLQSNQESFMNGICGIMALASAQMYSAFEFSCPCMPEYNYTYGIGLLIIPSIWFFLLGFVLNNNVSVLAEEWKRPTGKRIKDPTILRYMFCSITQRSLIAPAVWVSVTLMDGKSFLCAFSINLDIDKFGNYSLMMGMSEMEKMKLLARIPCKDLFEHHEIRVAASRYIKCISQACGWMFLLMMTFAAFLIRAIRPCFTQAAFLKTKYWSHYIDIERKMFDETCKEHAKSFAKVCIHQYFENISGEMRSFHHNRSSMDDTDKEEEDKRSDEEKLLGIRAQEDMNKVLWNWHTCKPALALRKDKMDGEYNGILNGEAKGATNGFVKGHTPVVEKREWAVYYSKV; encoded by the exons ATGGATAAGTTTCGTATGATGTTTCAGTTCCTCCAATCCAACCAGGAATCTTTTATGAATGGCATCTGTGGTATCATGGCACTAGCTAGTGCACAGATGTACTCTGCCTTTGAGTTCAGCTGCCCCTGCATGCCAGAATACAACTACACCTATGGGATCGGACTGCTCATTATTCCATCTATATGGTTCTTTCTGTTAGGTTTTGTATTGAACAATAACGTGTCAGTGCTCGCAGAGGAGTGGAAAAGACCCACAGGGAAACGGATCAAGGATCCAACAATCCTTCGTTACATGTTTTGCTCAATTACACAGAGATCATTGATAGCACCTGCAGTGTGGGTGTCAGTCACTCTCATGGATGGGAAGAGCTTCCTCTGCGCTTTCAGCATCAACTTGGATATTGACAAGTTTGGGAATTACAGTCTGATGATGGGGATGTCAGAGATGGAGAAGATGAAACTGCTGGCAAGGATTCCATGCAAAGACCTATTTGAGCATCATGAAATAAGAGTGGCAGCATCACGATACATCAAGTGTATATCACAG GCATGTGGATGGATGTTTCTGCTCATGATGACCTTTGCGGCCTTCCTGATCCGAGCTATTCGACCATGCTTTACTCAAGCCGCCTTCCTCAAGACCAAGTACTGGTCCCATTACATAGACATTGAGCGCAAGATGTTTGATGAGACCTGTAAGGAGCATGCCAAGAGTTTCGCCAAGGTTTGCATCCACCAGTACTTTGAAAACATCAGTGGGGAGATGCGCAGCTTCCACCACAATCGCTCCAGCATGGACGACACCGACAAAGAAGAGGAGGATAAGAGAAGTGATGAAGAAAAGCTTCTGGGTATCAGGGCCCAGGAGGATATGAATAAAGTTTTATGGAATTGGCACACCTGTAAGCCAGCTCTGGCTCTGAGAAAGGACAAAATGGACGGTGAATACAATGGCATACTGAATGGAGAGGCCAAAGGAGCAACAAACGGATTTGTAAAGGGACACACCCCTGTAGTGGAAAAAAGGGAATGGGCAGTGTATTACAGTAAGGTCTGA
- the LOC116042751 gene encoding inositol 1,4,5-trisphosphate receptor-interacting protein — protein sequence MQDTLLRVFVVALGLLTYPRDDPGVEEWDDITTVGMQKHEERLLRGEELGDEMAPVTEEMTHTDRGPRRDDLRNIQSEKHVTEKDQMSVLEDITVTKHDSAEDATDHNSPEADLDPSQPQNSKREPDPALKTSQIDHEQNGNLQLDKKSKQGEDIQTDGSFTDQSRPQGQQEKPEEKGVFSSKEQESPPSHLHTMTSENETSEAITDWEEDYLWYIWNTVSIISMIRFFRKYLGKISQIKQGEARAFPVTCTAAEMPLPDSETLQRFHSKCIQASSENKWKEFLEGFAKDLLEAMRTVCDGNSGMVIEDFQIVDVCNIIVPFTPPDPYSFQCLLWNNQASDLLPDMQVCGRIQLMKNKIQNGCPCQSSNSDDMVCLLHCETEEVKRKMTDVCAGLLCMKNSHFLSKSQVTRWFQNTIKQAWGQISHKYEFELNIRYIGAPGALIVRFRSGKKISFSMNPVVKVNADAHFFINPHSPNLDTSWTLSLTGYEDNFLEHISKRLPANSCHSQTLEIAHFLHRRQTVLSGSSTLEDLHFKIALMHLLLTKDPSQWKPSNVACRLRDLLAFMERSLKTKLLHHVLIGNPLSQRVIELPAEFTHANTVNLFHPLVVHNCLYRNAVMHFQEMLSNSHMLIQDYVEVYDRGNC from the coding sequence ATGCAAGATACTCTGTTGCGAGTGTTTGTGGTGGCTCTGGGTCTCCTAACGTATCCGAGGGATGACCCTGGGGTTGAGGAATGGGACGATATCACCACAGTGGGCATGCAAAAGCACGAAGAGAGGCTGCTGAGAGGAGAGGAACTGGGTGACGAAATGGCACCTGTCACCGAGGAAATGACACATACTGACAGAGGGCCTCGTCGGGATGACTTAAGAAACATTCAGTCTGAGAAACACGTTACTGAAAAAGATCAAATGTCAGTCTTAGAAGATATTACTGTCACCAAACATGATTCTGCGGAAGACGCTACTGATCACAACTCACCAGAAGCAGATTTGGATCCAAGTCAGCCACAAAACTCTAAACGTGAACCTGACCCTGCTCTGAAGACTTCACAAATTGACCATGAGCAAAATGGAAATCTACAGCTGGACAAGAAGAGTAAACAGGGAGAAGACATCCAGACTGATGGCTCTTTTACAGACCAAAGCAGGCCACAAGGGCAACAAGAAAAGCCTGAGGAGAAGGGAGTGTTCAGCTCCAAAGAACAAGAATCACCTCCATCACACCTTCACACCATGACATCAGAAAATGAAACTTCAGAGGCCATCACTGACTGGGAGGAGGACTACCTCTGGTACATATGGAACACAGTCTCCATCATTTCCATGATCCGCTTCTTTAGGAAATACCTAGGGAAAATTTCCCAAATAAAACAAGGAGAAGCTAGGGCCTTCCCAGTGACCTGCACCGCTGCTGAAATGCCACTACCAGACAGTGAAACTCTGCAGCGATTTCATTCCAAATGTATTCAAGCCTCATCCGAAAATAAGTGGAAGGAGTTTTTGGAGGGGTTTGCAAAGGATCTATTGGAGGCCATGAGGACTGTCTGTGATGGAAATAGCGGTATGGTGATTGAGGACTTTCAGATAGTGGATGTGTGCAATATCATCGTCCCCTTTACCCCACCTGATCCCTATAGTTTCCAGTGTCTGCTCTGGAACAATCAGGCAAGTGACCTGCTGCCAGATATGCAAGTCTGTGGTCGAATCCAactgatgaaaaataaaatccaaaatGGCTGCCCCTGTCAGTCTTCTAATTCAGATGATATGGTGTGCTTGCTGCATTGTGAGACTGAGGAAGTAAAGAGGAAAATGACTGATGTTTGTGCCGGCCTTCTTTGCATGAAGAACTCCCACTTCCTGTCAAAATCACAGGTTACTAGATGGTTTCAGAACACTATCAAACAAGCGTGGGGACAGATTTCACATAAGTATGAGTTTGAGCTGAACATTCGCTACATTGGTGCTCCAGGAGCTCTGATAGTTCGATTCAGATCAGGGAAGAAGATCAGCTTCAGTATGAATCCTGTGGTCAAAGTCAACGCTGATGCTCATTTCTTCATTAATCCTCACTCTCCAAACTTGGATACTTCCTGGACACTCTCCCTGACCGGCTATGAAGACAATTTCTTGGAACACATCTCTAAACGCCTGCCTGCAAACTCATGCCACAGTCAAACTCTTGAAATTGCACATTTCCTTCACAGGAGACAGACAGTATTGTCAGGAAGTAGCACTCTGGAGGATTTGCATTTCAAAATTGCACTAATGCATCTGCTTTTGACCAAAGACCCATCGCAGTGGAAACCCAGCAATGTGGCCTGTAGGCTTCGAGACTTACTGGCCTTCATGGAGAGAAGCCTCAAGACAAAGCTGCTGCACCATGTTCTTATTGGGAACCCTTTAAGTCAGAGGGTTATTGAACTTCCTGCTGAATTTACTCATGCAAATACCGTGAATCTCTTCCATCCCCTTGTGGTACACAACTGCCTCTACAGAAATGCTGTGATGCATTTCCAGGAAATGCTTAGCAATTCACACATGCTGATACAGGATTATGTGGAAGTGTACGACCGTGGCAATTGTTAA